In Oncorhynchus nerka isolate Pitt River linkage group LG21, Oner_Uvic_2.0, whole genome shotgun sequence, the following are encoded in one genomic region:
- the LOC115104076 gene encoding eukaryotic translation initiation factor 1b yields the protein MSAIQNLQTFDPFADATKGNDRLPSGTDDYIHIRIQQRNGRKTLTTVQGIAIDYDKKKLVKAFKKKFACNGTVIEHPEYGEVIQLQGDQRKNICTFLIEIGLAKEEQLKVHGF from the exons ATGTCCGCTATCCAGAACCTCCAAACTTTCG ACCCATTTGCTGATGCAACTAAGGGTAATGACAGGCTCCCATCTGGGACTGACGACTACATCCACATAAGAATCCAGCAGCGTAACGGCAGGAAGACTCTGACCACGGTCCAGGGCATAGCCATCGACTATGATAAGAAGAAGCTAGTCAAGGCCTTTAAGAAG AAATTTGCCTGCAATGGGACAGTGATTGAGCACCCAGAGTATGGGGAAGTGATTCAGCTGCAAGGTGACCAGCGCAAGAATATCTGCACGTTTCTGATTGAG ATTGGCCTGGCGAAAGAGGAGCAGCTCAAGGTCCACGGATTCTAG